One genomic region from Nocardioides plantarum encodes:
- a CDS encoding cyclase family protein: MTDDHSPFPLWALQRRLLADHVFTDLTHAFHPGQPHFPQFPDEERDQVFDMADGAGFNVHRYTLVGQWGTHVDPPSHFVQGARTLDEVPVEQMVLPLVVLDISERVAADADAVPTLADVTAWEERHGPMPSGCFVALRTDWWKRWPDAAAMENRDADGTSHAPGWSREVLEDLITRVGAVAVGHEQTDTDAGASTSAGDYGLELLVLEHDLWQLELMARLDEVPEAGALVVASWPKPLGGSGFPARAFAIHAR; the protein is encoded by the coding sequence ATGACCGACGATCACTCGCCCTTCCCGCTGTGGGCGCTCCAGCGTCGCCTCCTGGCCGACCACGTCTTCACCGACCTGACGCACGCCTTCCACCCCGGACAGCCGCACTTCCCGCAGTTCCCCGACGAGGAGCGCGACCAGGTCTTCGACATGGCCGACGGGGCCGGCTTCAACGTGCACCGCTACACGCTCGTGGGTCAGTGGGGCACCCACGTCGACCCGCCGTCGCACTTCGTCCAGGGCGCCCGGACCCTCGACGAGGTCCCGGTCGAGCAGATGGTCCTGCCGCTGGTGGTGCTCGACATCTCCGAGCGCGTCGCCGCCGACGCCGACGCCGTGCCGACCCTGGCCGACGTCACCGCGTGGGAGGAGCGCCACGGCCCGATGCCGAGCGGTTGCTTCGTGGCGTTGCGCACCGACTGGTGGAAGCGCTGGCCGGACGCCGCCGCCATGGAGAACCGCGACGCCGACGGCACCAGCCACGCCCCCGGCTGGTCGCGCGAGGTGCTCGAGGACCTGATCACCCGCGTCGGGGCCGTCGCGGTCGGGCACGAGCAGACCGACACCGACGCCGGGGCGTCGACCTCGGCGGGGGACTACGGGCTCGAGCTCCTCGTGCTCGAGCACGACCTGTGGCAGCTGGAGCTGATGGCGCGTCTCGACGAGGTGCCCGAGGCCGGCGCCCTCGTCGTCGCGTCGTGGCCCAAGCCGCTGGGCGGGTCCGGGTTCCCGGCCCGGGCGTTCGCGATCCATGCCCGGTGA
- a CDS encoding DUF2510 domain-containing protein yields the protein MATPGWYPDPAGRPGAFRYWDGQDWGAEATEHPYAAPPTAPPHRGTPTYQSYATEPAASYPPLGSQGYAPQGYPPQGWSPDPPRSSGRAVWLVLLAVLLTLVLGVATFLVVRPLVDDDDGSAARDTSTTGPVSQDPADRPSDQPSEQPSEQPTDQPSDQPTSDLFTDDRTPSARQCAGGSPRQGAVRITGGKQKGGGLTMPAPAGFSDADPLDQARAFTFATGVSAPSKIVADGWVAVTALGALPRVNGFGSTGQAAAEVLECMTQSSEFYENFSSARVTGARAIEVDGHPAWVVDAEIRVDDPEIDVEGDVARVVVVDTGDLERYGVLVSLVAIGQDELLAQQRALVDDLTVD from the coding sequence GTGGCGACTCCAGGGTGGTACCCCGACCCGGCCGGGCGCCCCGGCGCCTTCCGCTACTGGGACGGCCAGGACTGGGGCGCCGAGGCGACCGAGCACCCGTACGCCGCCCCGCCGACGGCCCCGCCCCACCGGGGCACCCCGACGTACCAGTCCTACGCGACCGAGCCGGCCGCGTCGTACCCCCCGCTCGGCTCCCAGGGCTACGCGCCGCAGGGCTACCCGCCGCAGGGCTGGTCCCCGGATCCCCCGCGGAGCTCGGGTCGGGCGGTCTGGCTGGTCCTGCTCGCCGTCCTGCTCACCCTCGTGCTCGGGGTCGCCACGTTCCTCGTCGTCCGGCCCCTGGTCGACGACGACGACGGGTCCGCGGCGCGCGACACCTCCACCACGGGTCCGGTGAGCCAGGACCCCGCCGACCGGCCGAGCGACCAGCCGAGCGAGCAGCCGAGCGAGCAGCCCACCGACCAGCCGAGCGATCAGCCCACCTCGGACCTGTTCACCGACGACCGCACCCCGAGCGCGCGCCAGTGCGCCGGCGGGTCGCCGCGCCAGGGTGCGGTCAGGATCACCGGTGGCAAGCAGAAGGGCGGTGGCCTGACGATGCCGGCGCCCGCGGGGTTCTCCGACGCCGACCCGCTGGACCAGGCCCGCGCCTTCACCTTCGCCACCGGCGTCTCGGCACCCTCCAAGATCGTCGCGGACGGCTGGGTCGCCGTGACCGCGCTCGGTGCCCTGCCCCGCGTGAACGGCTTCGGCTCGACCGGTCAGGCGGCCGCCGAGGTGCTCGAGTGCATGACCCAGTCGTCCGAGTTCTACGAGAACTTCAGCAGCGCCCGGGTCACCGGCGCCCGGGCCATCGAGGTCGACGGGCACCCGGCCTGGGTCGTCGACGCCGAGATCCGCGTCGACGACCCGGAGATCGACGTCGAGGGCGACGTGGCCCGGGTCGTCGTGGTCGACACCGGCGACCTGGAGAGGTACGGCGTGCTCGTCAGCCTCGTGGCGATCGGGCAGGACGAGCTGCTCGCCCAGCAGCGGGCGCTGGTCGACGACCTCACCGTCGACTGA
- a CDS encoding type II toxin-antitoxin system VapC family toxin: MIVDASSVIAILRREPGYGAHRDALGSSERARIAAPTLLEASLVAGPERARELDIVLADVEVVAFDREQALVARDAYARFGKGSGHPARLNFGDCMAYALAMTTGDPLLFKGDDFTHTDVTPALA, translated from the coding sequence GTGATCGTCGATGCCTCGTCCGTAATCGCCATCCTGCGTCGCGAACCCGGCTACGGGGCGCACCGCGACGCCCTCGGGTCGAGCGAGCGGGCGCGGATCGCCGCGCCGACCCTCCTCGAGGCGAGCCTCGTCGCCGGCCCCGAGCGAGCCCGCGAGCTCGACATCGTCCTCGCTGACGTCGAGGTCGTCGCTTTCGACCGTGAGCAGGCGTTGGTGGCGAGAGACGCCTACGCGCGCTTCGGCAAGGGCTCGGGACACCCGGCCCGGCTCAACTTCGGCGACTGCATGGCCTATGCCCTGGCGATGACGACCGGCGACCCGCTGCTGTTCAAGGGCGACGACTTCACCCACACCGACGTCACGCCGGCGCTCGCCTGA
- a CDS encoding type II toxin-antitoxin system VapB family antitoxin, which yields MPTLNIKDPEVYRLAAALADQRGTSMTAAVRGALVEALARRTTDGQARIARIEAAAQVASAVDAPWLTEDDLYDDHGLPR from the coding sequence GTGCCGACCCTGAACATCAAGGACCCCGAGGTCTACCGCCTCGCCGCCGCGCTGGCCGACCAGCGCGGGACCTCGATGACGGCGGCGGTGCGTGGGGCGCTGGTCGAGGCGCTGGCCCGGCGTACGACGGACGGGCAGGCCCGCATCGCCCGCATCGAGGCGGCCGCGCAGGTCGCGTCCGCCGTCGACGCCCCCTGGCTCACCGAGGACGACCTCTACGACGACCACGGGCTGCCCCGGTGA
- the topA gene encoding type I DNA topoisomerase gives MAHKLVIVESPAKARTIGGYLGDDYVVESSIGHIRDLPNNAADTPASIKDKPWGRLAVDVDNEFTPYYVVPRDKKSHISKLKGLLKDADELFLATDEDREGEAIAWHLLDELKPKKGVEVKRMVFHEITKQAILDAAANPREIAMDLVEAQETRRILDRLYGYEVSPVLWKKVMSGLSAGRVQSVATRLVVDRERLRIAFRAASYWDLEGTFDAGSKHEQRMFPAKLHSLDGTRVATGASFGPDGQLKAGSSVVHLDRARAQSLVSALADTTYDVRSVEAKPYRRSPYAPFRTTTLQQEAGRKLGMSASVTMSVAQRLYENGYITYMRTDSTTLSGGAINAARSQARELYGAEYVPDAPRSYTSKVKNAQEAHEAIRPAGESFRTPAQTGLTGDQFRLYELIWMRTVASQMKDATGQSVSIRVGGAASTGEDVVFGASGRVITFHGFLKAYVEGTDDDGAKDDQETRLPNLAEGDPVSAASLNAHGHETKPPSRYTEATLIKELEDRQIGRPSTYASIISTILNRGYVYKKGTALVPAWLAFSVIRLLEEHFPRHVSYEFTADMEDVLDEIAGGRKDRVSELTEFYYGSDNVPGLHALVNGLGDIDARELATFPVGDPELGINLRVGRYGPYLEGPDDEGNPAGKRANVPDDLPPDELTLEKAAELFANPAGEEIELGKHPETGLRVVAKNGRYGPYVTEDLPEDAKKNDKPRTGSLFKSMSLDTVTLDDAVRLLSLPRVVGVAPPAEGAEGEAAKGEEITAQNGRYGPYLKKGTDSRSLTTEEQLFTVTLDEALKIYAQPKQRGRAAAAPPLKELGNDPVSGQPIVVKSGRFGEYVTDGEFNATLRKDDSVESITTERAAELLADRRERGPAKKAAKKGAKKAPAKKAPAKKAAAKKTTAAKTAAKKAPAKKTAAKKTTKAAAKKS, from the coding sequence GTGGCACACAAGTTGGTGATCGTCGAGTCCCCGGCGAAGGCCCGCACCATCGGTGGTTACCTCGGCGACGACTACGTCGTGGAGTCGTCGATCGGGCACATCCGCGACCTCCCCAACAACGCCGCCGACACGCCAGCCAGCATCAAGGACAAGCCCTGGGGCCGCCTCGCGGTCGACGTGGACAACGAGTTCACTCCTTACTACGTGGTGCCCCGCGACAAGAAGTCGCACATCAGCAAGCTCAAGGGCCTGCTCAAGGACGCCGACGAGCTCTTCCTGGCCACCGATGAGGACCGCGAGGGTGAGGCCATCGCCTGGCACCTCCTCGACGAGCTCAAGCCCAAGAAGGGCGTCGAGGTCAAGCGGATGGTGTTCCACGAGATCACCAAGCAGGCGATCCTCGACGCCGCCGCCAACCCGCGCGAGATCGCGATGGACCTCGTCGAGGCCCAGGAGACCCGCCGCATCCTCGACCGTCTCTACGGCTACGAGGTCAGCCCCGTGCTGTGGAAGAAGGTCATGTCCGGCCTGTCGGCCGGCCGTGTGCAGTCGGTCGCGACGCGTCTGGTCGTCGACCGCGAGCGGCTACGCATCGCCTTCCGCGCCGCGTCCTACTGGGACCTCGAGGGCACCTTCGACGCCGGCAGCAAGCACGAGCAGCGGATGTTCCCGGCCAAGCTGCACTCCCTCGACGGCACCCGCGTCGCGACCGGGGCGAGCTTCGGGCCCGACGGCCAGCTCAAGGCCGGCTCGTCGGTCGTCCACCTCGACCGGGCCCGGGCCCAGTCGCTGGTCAGCGCGCTGGCCGACACGACGTACGACGTCCGCTCGGTCGAGGCCAAGCCCTACCGCCGCTCGCCCTACGCGCCGTTCCGTACGACGACCCTGCAGCAGGAGGCCGGCCGCAAGCTCGGCATGAGCGCCTCGGTGACGATGTCGGTCGCCCAGCGGCTCTACGAGAACGGCTACATCACCTACATGCGCACCGACTCGACGACCCTGTCGGGCGGGGCGATCAACGCCGCCCGCAGCCAGGCTCGTGAGCTCTACGGCGCCGAGTACGTCCCCGACGCGCCGCGCAGCTACACCTCCAAGGTCAAGAACGCGCAGGAGGCCCACGAGGCGATCCGCCCCGCGGGCGAGTCGTTCCGCACCCCGGCGCAGACCGGGCTGACCGGCGACCAGTTCCGCCTCTACGAGCTCATCTGGATGCGCACCGTCGCCTCGCAGATGAAGGACGCCACCGGCCAGTCGGTCTCGATCCGCGTCGGCGGCGCGGCCAGCACGGGCGAGGACGTCGTGTTCGGCGCCTCGGGCCGGGTGATCACCTTCCACGGCTTCCTCAAGGCCTACGTCGAGGGCACCGACGACGACGGCGCCAAGGACGACCAGGAGACCCGGCTGCCCAACCTCGCCGAGGGCGACCCGGTCAGCGCTGCGTCGCTCAACGCCCACGGTCACGAGACCAAGCCGCCGTCGCGCTACACCGAGGCCACGCTGATCAAGGAGCTCGAGGACCGCCAGATCGGCCGCCCCTCGACGTACGCCTCGATCATCAGCACGATCCTCAACCGCGGCTACGTCTACAAGAAGGGCACGGCCCTGGTGCCGGCCTGGCTGGCGTTCTCGGTGATCCGGCTGCTCGAGGAGCACTTCCCGCGGCACGTGTCCTACGAGTTCACCGCCGACATGGAGGACGTGCTCGACGAGATCGCCGGTGGTCGCAAGGACCGCGTCTCCGAGCTCACCGAGTTCTACTACGGCTCCGACAACGTGCCCGGACTGCACGCGCTGGTCAACGGCCTGGGCGACATCGACGCCCGTGAGCTGGCGACGTTCCCCGTCGGCGACCCCGAGCTCGGCATCAACCTGCGGGTCGGGCGCTACGGGCCCTACCTCGAGGGACCCGACGACGAGGGCAACCCCGCCGGCAAGCGCGCCAACGTGCCCGACGACCTGCCGCCCGACGAGCTCACCCTCGAGAAGGCCGCCGAGCTGTTCGCCAACCCGGCCGGCGAGGAGATCGAGCTCGGCAAGCACCCCGAGACCGGGCTGCGGGTCGTGGCTAAGAACGGGCGCTACGGCCCCTACGTCACCGAGGACCTCCCCGAGGACGCGAAGAAGAACGACAAGCCCCGCACGGGCTCGCTGTTCAAGTCGATGTCCCTCGACACCGTCACCCTCGACGACGCGGTCAGGCTGCTGTCGCTGCCGCGCGTCGTCGGCGTCGCGCCGCCCGCCGAGGGCGCCGAGGGCGAGGCTGCGAAGGGCGAGGAGATCACCGCCCAGAACGGCCGCTACGGCCCCTACCTCAAGAAGGGCACCGACTCCCGCTCGCTGACCACCGAGGAGCAGCTCTTCACCGTCACCCTCGACGAGGCGCTGAAGATCTACGCCCAGCCCAAGCAGCGCGGTCGCGCCGCCGCCGCGCCGCCGCTCAAGGAGCTCGGCAACGACCCGGTCTCCGGCCAGCCGATCGTGGTCAAGTCGGGCCGCTTCGGCGAGTACGTCACCGACGGCGAGTTCAACGCCACGCTGCGCAAGGACGACTCGGTCGAGTCGATCACCACCGAGCGGGCCGCCGAGCTGCTGGCCGACCGGCGCGAGCGCGGACCCGCCAAGAAGGCGGCCAAGAAGGGCGCCAAGAAGGCCCCGGCCAAGAAGGCTCCCGCCAAGAAGGCCGCTGCGAAGAAGACGACGGCCGCCAAGACCGCCGCCAAGAAGGCTCCCGCCAAGAAGACCGCCGCGAAGAAGACGACGAAGGCCGCGGCCAAGAAGTCCTGA
- a CDS encoding HIT family protein has translation MTECYNCVREPLDLPPREALLRTEHWRVGHAFDSALPGWLVLVPRRHVLALDELPTAAHDELGSLLGRLSAALRQVLGCTKTYVMQFSEAEGFEHLHVHLVPRMADQPADRTGPRVFGYLGADESSRVSDDEQDRLAVLIGRRATT, from the coding sequence GTGACCGAGTGCTACAACTGCGTGCGCGAGCCCCTGGACCTCCCGCCGCGCGAGGCCCTGCTGCGCACCGAGCACTGGCGCGTCGGGCACGCCTTCGACAGCGCGCTGCCGGGCTGGCTCGTGCTGGTCCCACGGCGCCACGTCCTGGCGCTCGACGAGCTCCCGACGGCCGCCCACGACGAGCTCGGCTCCCTGCTGGGGCGACTGAGCGCGGCGCTGCGCCAGGTGCTCGGGTGCACCAAGACCTACGTCATGCAGTTCAGCGAGGCGGAGGGGTTCGAGCACCTGCACGTGCACCTGGTGCCGCGGATGGCCGACCAACCCGCCGACCGCACCGGCCCGCGGGTGTTCGGCTACCTCGGGGCCGACGAGTCGAGCAGGGTGTCCGACGACGAGCAGGACCGGCTGGCGGTCCTGATCGGCCGGCGCGCGACGACCTGA
- the tmk gene encoding dTMP kinase: MPLPLSPPTYADRGVFVCFEGGEGSGKSTQSKRLTTWLASSSYDVVPTFEPGDTEVGREVRRIVLSPETGELDDRTEALLYAADKAEHVATLVRPALERGAVVITDRYVDSTLAYQGAGRALDVAEVEAVARWATGGLRPHLTVVLDLAPEAGLGRFAGRDRIEGESLEFHQRVRAAFVAMAAADPDHYLVLDARADVDAIEAAVRRAVEPLLHQAVRR; encoded by the coding sequence GTGCCCCTGCCCCTCTCGCCCCCGACGTACGCCGACCGTGGCGTGTTCGTGTGCTTCGAGGGGGGCGAGGGCTCGGGCAAGTCCACGCAGAGCAAGCGCCTGACGACCTGGCTCGCGTCGTCGTCCTACGACGTGGTCCCGACCTTCGAGCCCGGCGACACCGAGGTCGGCCGCGAGGTGCGGCGCATCGTGCTGAGCCCCGAGACCGGCGAGCTCGACGACCGCACCGAGGCGCTGCTCTATGCCGCAGACAAGGCCGAGCACGTCGCGACGCTGGTGCGCCCGGCGCTCGAGCGGGGCGCGGTGGTGATCACCGACCGCTACGTCGACTCCACGCTGGCCTACCAGGGCGCCGGCCGCGCGCTCGACGTCGCCGAGGTCGAGGCGGTCGCCCGCTGGGCCACCGGCGGCCTGCGGCCCCACCTGACCGTCGTGCTCGACCTGGCCCCCGAGGCCGGGCTGGGTCGCTTCGCCGGCCGTGACCGCATCGAGGGCGAGTCGCTGGAGTTCCACCAGCGGGTGCGTGCGGCGTTCGTCGCCATGGCGGCCGCCGACCCCGACCACTACCTCGTCCTCGACGCCCGCGCCGACGTCGACGCGATCGAGGCCGCCGTACGCCGCGCGGTCGAGCCGCTCCTGCACCAGGCGGTGCGCCGATGA
- a CDS encoding DNA polymerase III subunit delta' → MSVWDDLVGQEHAVTALRRAVGGDGMTHAWLFTGPPGSGRSNAAIAFAAALQCPRGGCGECHDCRTALAGSHADVKIHRTQSVQLRIHEAKELTRQAALSPVGTRQVFVIEDADRFNDSSGNAMLKAIEEPHPRTVWLLCAPTLEDVLPTIRSRCRQVNLATPRPRDVAAFLVRTEGVPEALAAHAARASQGHIGRARALALDEDTRNRRREVVSLPVRLTSLGACMTAASNLAEVAKQESEAITGELDAREKTALDTAYGVEERGRRPREYGPALKEMLDDQKRRSRRRLIDVVDRGLMDLVSVYRDAIAVALGAPGELVNAEMRTDIADLVRDSTPELNLRRIDWIFEAREQMVEFNVPVQLALESMMVALKVPGRGE, encoded by the coding sequence ATGAGCGTCTGGGACGACCTGGTCGGCCAGGAGCACGCCGTGACCGCGCTGCGCCGCGCGGTCGGCGGCGACGGCATGACCCACGCGTGGCTCTTCACCGGGCCTCCGGGCTCGGGCCGCTCCAACGCGGCGATCGCGTTCGCCGCGGCGCTGCAGTGCCCCCGGGGCGGCTGCGGCGAGTGCCACGACTGCCGCACCGCGCTGGCCGGCAGCCACGCCGACGTCAAGATCCACCGCACCCAGAGCGTGCAGCTGCGCATCCACGAGGCCAAGGAGCTCACCCGCCAGGCCGCGCTCAGCCCGGTCGGCACGCGCCAGGTGTTCGTCATCGAGGACGCCGACCGCTTCAACGACTCCTCGGGCAACGCGATGCTCAAGGCGATCGAGGAGCCCCACCCACGCACGGTCTGGCTGCTGTGCGCACCGACCCTCGAGGACGTCCTGCCGACGATCCGGTCGCGCTGCCGGCAGGTCAACCTCGCCACGCCCCGGCCGAGGGACGTGGCCGCCTTCCTGGTCCGCACCGAGGGCGTGCCCGAGGCGCTCGCCGCGCACGCCGCACGCGCCAGCCAGGGCCACATCGGTCGCGCCCGGGCGCTGGCGCTCGACGAGGACACCCGCAACCGGCGCCGCGAGGTCGTCTCGTTGCCCGTGCGGCTGACCTCGCTCGGCGCCTGCATGACCGCCGCCAGCAACCTCGCCGAGGTGGCCAAGCAGGAGTCCGAGGCCATCACCGGTGAGCTCGACGCCCGCGAGAAGACCGCCCTCGACACGGCGTACGGCGTCGAGGAGCGCGGCCGCCGCCCCCGCGAGTACGGCCCCGCCCTCAAGGAGATGCTCGACGACCAGAAGCGCCGCTCGCGTCGGCGGCTCATCGACGTCGTCGACCGCGGCCTGATGGACCTCGTCTCGGTCTACCGCGACGCCATCGCCGTCGCGCTCGGCGCCCCCGGCGAGCTGGTCAACGCCGAGATGCGCACCGACATCGCCGACCTGGTCCGCGACTCCACCCCCGAGCTCAACCTGCGTCGCATCGACTGGATCTTCGAGGCGCGCGAGCAGATGGTCGAGTTCAACGTGCCGGTCCAGCTCGCCCTCGAGTCGATGATGGTCGCGCTCAAGGTGCCGGGTCGCGGCGAGTAG
- a CDS encoding alpha/beta hydrolase, translating into MNKNLMVAVAVVLMLVLGIGGGVVAALVVAGADDDSSSSAGSRDSSDRAPVTPAGPVPEGLDRFYDQQLAWDDCGANECAALEVPVDYQKPDGEVIKLKVERTLARDGANRVGSVVVNPGGPGAPGTTMAENASGYFRSELLDRVDIVAFDPRGTGDSDPVDCLSDADLDAFVAQDPSPDDQAEGEEVVANQDKFFAGCVANSDALVGHVSTVEAARDMDVLRSVLGEEKLSYLGFSYGTTLGSTYASLFPANVGRFVLDGATDPTLDFRDNALSQAAGFQTALDAYVDNCVDEGDCFLGADRAAGLARIDQLLDDIDKSPLPTDGDRKLTVGNAFYGLVTPLYSRDSWSYLDQGLQEAIGGKGTTLLQLSDLYGSRNASGGYDDNSLEAILAINCLDDPESIEAADVPAEYPAFEKASPTFGRLFAWGLTGCHGIKVKAEEKPPVIKAEGAAPIVVVGTTRDPATPYKEAVALAEQLDSGVLLTRDGDGHTGYNKGNSCIDQAVEGYLIDGDVPADGTKC; encoded by the coding sequence GTGAACAAGAACCTCATGGTCGCGGTCGCCGTCGTGCTGATGCTGGTGCTGGGCATCGGCGGCGGCGTGGTGGCGGCCCTGGTGGTGGCGGGCGCGGACGACGACTCGTCGAGCTCCGCGGGCTCGCGCGACAGCAGCGACCGCGCCCCGGTCACTCCGGCCGGGCCGGTGCCCGAGGGGCTCGACCGGTTCTACGACCAGCAGCTCGCCTGGGACGACTGTGGCGCCAACGAGTGCGCGGCGCTCGAGGTGCCGGTCGACTACCAGAAGCCCGACGGCGAGGTCATCAAGCTCAAGGTCGAGCGCACCCTGGCCCGCGACGGGGCCAACCGGGTCGGATCGGTCGTGGTCAACCCCGGCGGTCCGGGCGCACCGGGCACCACCATGGCCGAGAACGCCTCGGGCTACTTCCGCTCCGAACTGCTCGACCGGGTCGACATCGTGGCCTTCGACCCGCGCGGCACGGGCGACTCCGACCCGGTCGACTGCCTGTCCGACGCCGACCTCGACGCGTTCGTCGCCCAGGACCCGTCGCCGGACGACCAGGCCGAGGGCGAGGAGGTCGTCGCCAACCAGGACAAGTTCTTCGCCGGGTGCGTGGCCAACTCCGACGCCCTCGTCGGGCACGTGTCGACCGTGGAGGCGGCGCGTGACATGGACGTGCTGCGCTCGGTCCTCGGCGAGGAGAAGCTGAGCTACCTCGGGTTCTCCTACGGCACCACGCTCGGCTCGACGTACGCCTCGCTGTTCCCCGCCAACGTCGGGCGCTTCGTGCTCGACGGTGCCACCGACCCGACGCTCGACTTCCGCGACAACGCGCTCAGCCAGGCGGCCGGGTTCCAGACCGCCCTCGACGCGTACGTCGACAACTGCGTCGACGAGGGCGACTGCTTCCTCGGCGCGGACCGGGCGGCCGGGCTGGCCCGCATCGACCAGCTGCTCGACGACATCGACAAGTCCCCGCTGCCCACCGACGGCGACCGCAAGCTCACCGTCGGCAACGCCTTCTACGGCCTGGTCACCCCGCTCTACAGCCGCGACAGCTGGTCCTACCTCGACCAGGGCCTCCAGGAGGCCATCGGCGGCAAGGGCACCACGCTGCTCCAGCTCTCCGACCTCTACGGCTCCCGCAACGCCTCCGGCGGCTACGACGACAACAGCCTCGAGGCGATCCTCGCGATCAACTGCCTCGACGACCCCGAGTCGATTGAGGCGGCCGACGTGCCGGCCGAGTACCCCGCGTTCGAGAAGGCCTCGCCCACCTTCGGCCGGCTGTTCGCCTGGGGCCTGACGGGCTGCCACGGCATCAAGGTCAAGGCCGAGGAGAAGCCCCCGGTCATCAAGGCCGAGGGCGCGGCGCCGATCGTCGTCGTCGGCACGACGCGCGACCCGGCGACGCCCTACAAGGAGGCCGTGGCCCTGGCCGAGCAGCTCGACAGCGGCGTGCTGCTGACCCGCGACGGTGACGGCCACACCGGCTACAACAAGGGCAACAGCTGCATCGACCAGGCCGTGGAGGGCTACCTCATCGACGGCGACGTGCCCGCCGACGGCACGAAGTGCTGA
- a CDS encoding VWA domain-containing protein: MIPLLALASPGWLWLLAPVAVLVVLYLLAQRRRTTYAVRFATLPMLERLVPKRPAWRRHVPAALLLLAFVVMAFAAARPQVDQQVPRERATVIVTVDVSLSMQATDVDPDRLTAARAAAKRFIEGLPDGFNVGVVEFAGSAAVLSEPSTDHDKAISALDRLELAEGTAIGDGVLTSLAQIKALGTQTTNEDGSEAEPVPAQIVLLSDGTNTVGSSIEQAESAATEAGVPVSTIAYGTPSGTVEVDGQTVPVPVDQPSLDALAEATGGQGYSAETGEQLDEVYDDIQSSIGYRTEPRDVTPWVVAGALLLGLLAAGFSLRWFSRLP; encoded by the coding sequence ATGATCCCGCTCCTGGCCCTCGCGTCGCCCGGCTGGCTCTGGCTCCTGGCGCCCGTCGCCGTGCTGGTCGTCCTCTACCTCCTCGCGCAGCGCCGCCGCACGACGTACGCCGTCCGGTTCGCGACCCTGCCGATGCTCGAGCGCTTGGTGCCCAAGCGCCCCGCGTGGCGCCGGCACGTGCCTGCGGCCCTGCTGCTGCTGGCGTTCGTCGTGATGGCCTTCGCCGCCGCACGACCCCAGGTCGACCAGCAGGTACCCCGCGAGCGGGCCACGGTGATCGTCACCGTCGACGTGTCGCTGTCGATGCAGGCGACCGACGTCGACCCCGACCGACTGACCGCGGCGCGCGCCGCGGCCAAGCGGTTCATCGAGGGCCTGCCCGACGGGTTCAACGTCGGGGTCGTCGAGTTCGCCGGGTCGGCCGCCGTGCTGTCCGAGCCGAGCACCGACCACGACAAGGCGATCTCGGCCCTCGACCGGCTCGAGCTCGCCGAGGGCACCGCGATCGGTGACGGGGTGCTCACCTCGCTGGCGCAGATCAAGGCGCTCGGCACCCAGACGACCAACGAGGACGGCTCCGAGGCCGAGCCCGTGCCGGCCCAGATCGTGCTGCTCTCCGACGGCACCAACACCGTCGGCAGCAGCATCGAGCAGGCCGAGTCGGCCGCCACCGAGGCCGGCGTACCCGTCTCGACGATCGCCTACGGCACCCCCAGCGGCACCGTCGAGGTCGACGGCCAGACCGTGCCGGTGCCGGTCGACCAGCCCTCCCTCGACGCGCTGGCCGAGGCCACCGGTGGCCAGGGCTACTCCGCCGAGACCGGCGAGCAGCTCGACGAGGTCTACGACGACATCCAGTCGTCGATCGGCTACCGGACCGAGCCGCGCGACGTCACGCCGTGGGTCGTCGCGGGGGCGCTGCTGCTGGGTCTGCTGGCCGCGGGGTTCAGCCTGCGGTGGTTCTCCCGGCTGCCCTGA